One window of the Lodderomyces elongisporus chromosome 6, complete sequence genome contains the following:
- the HSL1 gene encoding Serine/threonine-protein kinase hsl1, which yields MFQSHQQNYRSSFDPNNIHPTMSSIAGAAPSTTNVDRVVQSVTNATKRLSQISTNTNASSKKRKSQNKIGPWKLGRTLGRGSTGRVRLAKNVETGQLAAVKIVPKSNFRKLENPKYKRHSRDSQAQGQSQGQGQVAGDNDNSEDLHRLPYGIEREIIIMKLISHPNIMGLYDVWENKNDLYLILEYIEGGELFDYLIKKGRLHESEAVNYFKQIINGINYLHQFNICHRDLKPENLLLDFNKNIKIADFGMAALEIKERLLETSCGSPHYASPEIVAGKTYHGAPSDIWSCGIILFALLTGHLPFDDENIRKLLLKVQSGKFIMPHELSWEAKDLISKMLKVNPAERISMAGILSHPLLSKYPNPAVTYSKNCTTTLDITSAEIKPIESVAKIDKEILKNLSVLFHNCDENTIMSRLMSQKKCPEKMFYYLLMKYRNEHVAQSNNLSEQRVKTIPRSTSSFITTTIYDDTTGEAITSTTTTTMTGAAGTSGTAGVKTPHTTSKMHKSSSIYSKKSLMKTASSKQVLGNITNKNTTSNQGQGQKQFTASTSFNKNKRRPSNVATQVYSKSRNNSSRSLRSNTSTSNNKSSSSTSSNERKPSSTAPSPPPPPPTTTTTILHNSETAEKTQSQKSTFQTNSASGNFNTKSLLNFKNICDEMFNDNQNLQTAPMKPIQENAPSRTASQRKRENALAKKERELAEQVRLRNEARELKLKAEEEKAKKELEKEKQLLQKKKDQLEQEEKELLAKQELQSRQKQALAKLNQRQSTNDFDGLVDLQAQKRRSLTADQPQIKSLLDPRSNSVARARTLGGAPTSSSPSFPSSSSYYHSADAGGAGAFSSPRTNFVSVNSPQMNDNASKVLHKLGIDVVPSPRKSNVSKLRTSGSRNLAAMLEQGLPTQTQVTTTTNSGANTARSIKTSSSRNLADYLNKPENDENVSITVNDFNEMESGKSIVKTTPKSQSKSHLQPQLQSKSQSRNSLLNNKRASGSSFKSMLIDIDEHKPTVPPKPRAQENTSIIEENDGEEMDGEEQDQYSVADRSNISLIPNPRFSRFSFGGLLKPHTVTNEEGDITIMSQTLNTSNTVVRRSNKSNSTFAGLGIKVRDTIKEEDGEDGGAGAGAGVGTGTGTGAGAYFADNRASTSHNTKPKMTNDRSTFKSREFNYESDIDNNDNFDNYNNYDDDDNDNDDTHSDATTVSSKYSFIASEQMFNNSMQQDRPMETELSNFDIISAKTAVIGKANISRPSLVNSRETLVANPRSSNEETIREESHNELNNEVNNDWIEIEDEQKPSQTMDDRRSSVYIGDGEQKEADSENDGEQQYTHHGGEATQKGDIKRSRNSTCIFSTAQLPRSPRVQLPNADSDSSPVSNNVVDVNRKPSTLRHQTQLISSPIEDVKYENEMSRATSGADSFFRRLSMKPNRAAPNLESKNTAPKEQATRNRFSDTPLGSAVPKPSKFFYESETPKQTATGKDGKDGKEAKTSNWFKRFFNSLTGTASSSGTKSSSSKPLSDRYTSKDIKIIDSSLRSVELIRIIKDQLELKELEGSVSKVSIDEEFGLISGVVPSKFSHGRKLKFRIEVIDLISSSSLHIMKVKGNEKGFTNFVKVVSYIIKKEEQSEAKR from the coding sequence CCAATTGGCAGCAGTGAAAATCGTCCCCAAATCAAACTTTaggaaattggaaaaccCAAAATACAAACGACATTCAAGAGACCTGCAAGCACAAGGTCAGAGTCAAGGTCAAGGTCAAGTAGCAGGAGATAACGACAACAGCGAAGACTTGCACCGCTTGCCCTACGGTATTGAACGtgaaatcatcatcatgAAGCTCATCTCGCACCCAAACATTATGGGTCTATACGATGTCtgggaaaacaaaaatgacTTGTACTTGATTCTTGAATACATCGAAGGTGGCGAACTCTTTGACTACTTGATCAAAAAGGGAAGACTACACGAATCAGAAGCAGTCAACTACTTCAAACAGATCATCAATGGTATCAACTACCTCCACCAATTCAACATTTGCCATCGTGACTTAAAGCCAGAGAACCTCCTACTAGACTTTAACAAAAATATCAAGATTGCCGATTTCGGTATGGCTGCATTGgagataaaagaaagactaTTGGAAACATCGTGCGGGTCTCCACATTATGCGTCACCCGAAATTGTCGCTGGAAAGACATACCACGGTGCACCATCAGACATTTGGTCATGTGGTATCATCTTATTTGCATTGCTCACGGGCCATTTACCATTTGACGATGAAAATATTCGCAAATTATTGCTCAAAGTACAAAGCGGAAAATTCATAATGCCTCACGAACTAAGCTGGGAAGCAAAAGATTTAATTTCAAAGATGCTCAAGGTTAATCCAGCTGAGCGTATCTCAATGGCTGGGATATTATCACATCCATTGCTCTCAAAATACCCTAATCCAGCAGTTACttattcaaaaaattgtaCCACAACCTTGGACATTACCAGTGCAGAAATCAAGCCAATTGAGTCGGTTGCCAAAATCGACAAggaaattttgaaaaatctcTCGGTATTGTTCCACAACTGCGACGAAAATACTATAATGTCGAGATTAATGTCACAGAAAAAATGTCCCGAAAAGATGTTTTACTATCTCTTGATGAAGTATAGAAATGAACATGTGGCCCAGTCTAATAACTTACTGGAACAGCGGGTTAAAACGATACCACGTTCTACGTCATCGTTTATCACAACCACTATATATGATGATACAACTGGCGAAGCAATAACCTcaaccaccactaccacgaTGACTGGTGCAGCTGGTACATCTGGTACAGCTGGTGTCAAGACTCCTCATACTACGTCAAAGATGCACAAGTCATCCTCCATCTACTCCAAAAAATCATTAATGAAAACTGCATCTTCAAAACAAGTTTTAGGAAACAttacaaataaaaacacTACAAGCAACCAGGGCCAAggacaaaaacaatttactGCATCGACTTCAtttaacaaaaataaacgCAGACCCAGTAATGTTGCCACACAAGTATACAGCAAAAGTAGAAACAACTCGAGTCGATCATTAAGGTCAAACACATCAACCTCAAACAATAAgagttcttcttctacatCGTCAAACGAAAGGAAGCCTTCTTCAACTGccccatcaccaccaccaccaccaccaacaacaacaacaacaattttacACAATTCAGAAACCGCTGAGAAAACACAACTGCAGAAAAGCACTTTTCAAACAAACTCTGCTAGCGGCAATTTCAATACCAAATCATTGCTCAACTTTAAAAACATTTGTGATGAGATGTTCAATGACAACCAAAATCTCCAAACTGCGCCAATGAAACCAATCCAGGAGAATGCACCATCGCGCACAGCAtcgcaaagaaaaagagagaatgcATTGGCCAAAAAAGAGCGTGAATTGGCAGAGCAAGTGAGATTGAGAAACGAGGCTCGTgagttgaaattgaaagccgaggaagaaaaagctaaaaaagaacttgagaaagaaaaacagttgctacaaaagaagaaggaccAACTagagcaagaagaaaaagaattgttgGCAAAGCAGGAACTTCAAAGTCGCCAAAAGCAAGCATTAGCTAAGTTGAACCAACGTCAAAGTACAAATGACTTTGATGGATTGGTTGACCTTCAAGCTCAAAAACGGCGATCATTGACTGCTGACCAGCCACAAATCAAATCCCTTTTGGATCCAAGGTCAAACTCGGTGGCAAGGGCCAGGACATTGGGTGGCGCGCCTACATCTTCATcaccttcttttccttcatcatcatcttatTATCATTCAGCTGatgctggtggtgctggtgctttttcttccccAAGGAcgaattttgtttctgtcaATAGCCCACAGATGAACGATAATGCATCAAAGGTATTGCACAAATTAGGTATTGACGTTGTGCCATCTCCGAGAAAATCAAATGTGAGTAAATTGAGAACATCTGGTTCAAGAAATCTTGCAGCAATGTTGGAGCAAGGTCTtccaacacaaacacaagtaacaacaacaacaaattccGGAGCTAATACCGCACGAAGCATCAAGACTTCTAGTTCAAGAAACTTGGCTGACTACTTAAACAAGCCtgaaaatgatgaaaacGTTTCAATTACGGTAAACGATTTCAATGAGATGGAAAGCGGTAAATCTATTGTGAAAACAACACCTAAGTCGCAGTCAAAATCACATTTACAACCACAACTACAATCAAAGTCACAATCGAGAAACTCATTATTGAATAATAAACGGGCTAGTGGCTCTTCGTTCAAGTCTATGCTCATAGATATTGATGAACACAAACCAACTGTACCACCAAAGCCACGCGCTCAAGAGAATACTTCTATTATAGAAGAGAATGATGGTGAGGAAATGGATGGTGAAGAACAGGATCAATATTCAGTGGCTGATCGTAGTAACATCTCACTCATTCCAAATCCAAGATTTTCGAGATTCTCTTTTGGAGGTTTGTTGAAGCCGCATACAGTAACTAATGAAGAAGGAGACATTACTATCATGAGTCAGACCTTGAACACGTCAAATACTGTAGTCAGAAGATCAAACAAGTCAAATTCGACATTTGCTGGGCTTGGTATAAAAGTACGCGATACAATTAAGGAAGAGGATGGCGAGgatggtggtgctggtgctggtgctggtgttggtactggtactggtactggtgctggtgcttaTTTTGCTGATAACCGAGCAAGTACTTCTCATAATACCAAGCCCAAAATGACAAACGACCGGTCCACATTCAAGTCTAGAGAATTCAATTACGAGTCTGATATCgacaataatgataattTCGATAATTACAATaattatgatgatgacgataatgataatgatgacaCCCATTCTGATGCTACCACAGTGCTGTCTAAATACTCATTTATTGCACTGGAACAGATGTTTAATAATTCTATGCAACAAGATCGTCCGATGGAAACCGAGTTGTCCAACTTTGATATTATTAGTGCCAAAACTGCTGTGATTGGTAAGGCCAACATTAGCAGACCAAGCTTAGTCAACTCAAGAGAAACGTTAGTTGCTAATCCTCGCTCATCTAATGAAGAGACAATTCGTGAAGAAAGTCATAACGAGCTCAATAACGAAGTAAATAATGATTGGATTGAGATTGAAGACGAACAAAAGCCTAGTCAAACTATGGATGATCGTCGACTGAGTGTTTATATTGGAGATGgagagcaaaaagaagcagACAGTGAGAACGATGGTGAGCAGCAATACACTCATCATGGAGGTGAAGCTACTCAGAAGGGTGACATCAAAAGGTCCAGAAACTCGACGTGTATATTTAGCACTGCGCAATTGCCGAGAAGTCCGCGTGTACAATTACCCAATGCTGATAGCGATAGCAGTCCTGTATCAAATAATGTGGTGGATGTCAATCGTAAGCCATCAACATTGAGACATCAAACGCAATTGATATCGAGCCCTATTGAGGACGTCAAgtatgaaaatgaaatgtCAAGGGCAACGAGTGGTGCAGATTCCTTCTTTAGGAGGTTGTCTATGAAACCTAACCGTGCTGCACCTAATTTGGAGAGCAAAAACACAGCTCCAAAGGAACAAGCGACACGGAATAGATTCTCTGACACGCCTCTAGGTAGTGCAGTACCCAAACCAAGTAAGTTTTTTTATGAATCTGAGACTCCAAAGCAAACTGCGACTGGTAAGGACGGTAAAGACGGTAAAGAAGCAAAGACTAGTAATTGGTTCAAGAGGTTCTTTAACTCTTTGACTGGTACCGCATCTAGTTCTGGTACCAAATCATCGCTGAGTAAACCGCTCTCAGATAGGTATACCAGTAAGGACATCAAGATTATTGACTCTTCGTTAAGATCCGTGGAGTTGATTCGTATCATCAAGGATCAATTGGAGTTGAAAGAGTTGGAAGGATCTGTAAGTAAAGTTAGTATTGATGAAGAGTTTGGTCTCATTTCCGGTGTCGTGCCTAGCAAGTTTTCACATGGACGTAAACTCAAGTTCCGCATTGAAGTGATTGATCTAATCAGTTCTTCGTCGTTGCATATAATGAAAGTCAAGGGTAATGAAAAAGGGTTCACCAATTTTGTCAAGGTTGTTTCATAcattatcaaaaaagaagaacaatcGGAAGCAAAGAgataa
- a CDS encoding uncharacterized protein (BUSCO:EOG092656CM), producing the protein MAGLEQSLFQLKFTAKQLNRQATKAAKEETSERAKVKKALSQGNNDIAQLYAQNAIRKANERVNLLRLSSRIDAVASRVQTAVTMRSVTGNMTQVIRGMDKAMQSMNLERISMVMDKFETQFEDLDSATNYYETTTNNVSALTTPQDQVDELLNQVADEAGIEMKQGLNAASVDVSTPVPNAVSEEKEDKLAERLRALRN; encoded by the coding sequence atGGCTGGACTAGAACAATCACTCTTTCAACTTAAGTTTACTGCAAAGCAACTCAACAGACAAGCTACAAAAGCTGCAAAAGAGGAAACTTCGGAACGAGCCAAGGTTAAAAAGGCACTTAGTCAGGGTAACAACGATATTGCCCAACTTTATGCACAAAACGCCATCCGCAAAGCTAACGAGCGAGTCAATCTACTCCGGCTCAGTTCGCGGATTGATGCAGTGGCGCTGCGTGTGCAAACTGCAGTGACAATGAGGTCAGTCACTGGTAACATGACTCAAGTCATTAGGGGTATGGACAAGGCCATGCAATCAATGAACCTTGAAAGGATAAGTATGGTGATGGACAAGTTTGAGACCCAATTTGAGGATTTGGACTCGGCAACCAACTACTACGAGACTACAACAAACAATGTTAGTGCACTTACAACGCCACAAGATCAAGTTGATGAGTTGTTGAACCAAGTTGCTGATGAAGCGGGAATTGAGATGAAGCAAGGCTTGAATGCCGCGAGTGTTGATGTGCTGACACCAGTGCCGAATGCCGTTtctgaagaaaaagaagataaatTGGCTGAAAGGTTGAGAGCATTAAGGAATTGA
- the MDE1 gene encoding Methylthioribulose-1-phosphate dehydratase encodes MSAPCNCTHADSQSLTNTNKSFQHLSPELQKQYSDPQHPANLICELCRLFYDNNWVTGTGGGISIRDVEGSNPNLVYIAPSGVQKERIQPWEMFLVELPDEKLLQTPNDIPKELTKSYKYKPSACTPLFMSCYKMRDAGACIHTHSQNAVMITLLLEGQKEFKISHIEQIKALPKLKYNEETKKVEKIGSLEYYDTLTIPIIENTPHEEDLTDSLQEAIRNYPGTSAVLVRRHGIYVWGETVWKAKVYNEAIDYLLELAIKMRQTGIPLVKNTST; translated from the coding sequence ATGTCTGCGCCTTGTAACTGCACACATGCTGATTCGCAAAGTCtcaccaataccaataaaTCTTTTCAGCATCTTTCTCCTGAGcttcaaaaacaatactCTGACCCTCAACATCCAGCGAATTTAATCTGTGAATTGTGCAGGTTATTTTATGATAACAATTGGGTTACCGGTACAGGTGGCGGTATTTCAATCCGAGATGTCGAGGGGTCCAATCCTAATTTAGTTTATATTGCTCCTTCTGGTGTCCAAAAAGAACGCATTCAACCTTGGGAGATGTTCTTAGTTGAACTCCCCGATGAGAAACTACTCCAAACACCAAACGATATTCCAAAAGAATTGACTAAATCTTACAAATACAAGCCAAGTGCATGTACTCCTTTATTCATGAGCTGCTACAAGATGAGAGATGCTGGTGCGTGTATCCATACTCACTCGCAAAACGCAGTGATGATTACATTGCTTCTTGAAGGTCAAAAGGAATTCAAGATAAGTCATATTGAACAAATTAAAGCATTGCCTAAACTAAAATACAAtgaagaaaccaaaaaggTGGAAAAAATTGGTAGCTTGGAATACTATGATACATTGACCATCCCCATTATTGAAAACACACCACACGAAGAAGACTTGACGGACTCATTGCAAGAGGCAATCAGGAACTATCCAGGTACATCAGCAGTTTTGGTGAGAAGACACGGGATATATGTTTGGGGTGAGACTGTGTGGAAGGCCAAGGTGTATAACGAGGCAATTGACTATTTGTTGGAATTGGCAATAAAGATGCGCCAAACTGGCATTCCTCTAGTGAAGAACACTTCGACTTAG
- the MIG1 gene encoding glucose repression transcription factor codes for MPFSRSDELTRHRRIHNNPPVAQTRKRKNKNEQDMPFGVAVGAGGAGGAVYPRPIGVHPDQQSIILPNGPYATIAHGSTAIPFSIDRNGNHVYHQPLPVFYNTQTGTYVQPVINTQPQQISQPHPHPHPHQQQQQQQQIQIQSQSSSPPPPPVSYQQQQQQQQQMPIHHQQQGPAVFSIPSSPTQSQHSHSTTTNIGSQSTSNLHLHPHTQSQPQPLMVSRTLSSDAIRQYNSQHKGSVSPPFPTRQQPLFAQHSHASQPQLQTHTQQLHPHPHTYQHQHPSIQKSESASSIESENQRVFSNTNSAAHSLGTSPDSFSSAMRPPASFSNLHEYFQKNGNISSNARQFNASSTSLSSLNGKIRSSNSSTNLAGFQRMTPIKPALSHTSSSRSTLNNNNGNHNHNHNHSHNHNHNNGTSYIIPKPNSSTSLNLEFYNAQDAHHDHHITKKSRPNSPSLPAQSAIPLHLTSATSSASSKSKVFLLSPNETPLQTPSQTPSQTPSQSPHLQPATLNSHIQPMQQNNCVKNEDEHRLLSEKLDSIASSGTQLPPIRSVLSFPSFKSIPQHPHKQPEARNEEPSQQTKHSSVEESDTNKLTASQSSMKLSNLLS; via the exons ATGCCT TTTAGTCGGTCTGATGAGTTGACAAGACACAGAAGAATACACAATAACCCGCCAGTTGCCCaaacaaggaaaagaaagaacaagaatGAGCAAGATATGCCTTTTGGAGTTGctgttggtgctggtggtgctggtggtgcaGTCTACCCTCGTCCTATTGGTGTTCACCCAGACCAGCAGCTGATTATCCTTCCAAATGGACCATACGCGACAATAGCACACGGCTCAACTGCCATCCCCTTCTCCATAGACAGAAACGGCAACCATGTTTACCACCAACCATTACCTGTATTCTACAATACACAAACTGGAACATATGTTCAACCAGTAATCAACACCCAACCTCAACAAATAAGTCAACCACACCCACACCCACATccacaccaacaacaacaacaacaacaacagattCAGATACAACTGCAGTCATCATCCCCACCGCCACCACCAGTATCAtatcagcagcagcaacaacaacagcaacaaatgCCTATTCATCACCAGCAACAAGGACCAGCCGTGTTTTCCATTCCATCTTCACCTACCCAATCACAACATTCTCACTCAACAACTACTAATATAGGGTCCCAATCGACTAGCAATCTTCACTTGCACCCCCACACCCaatcacaaccacaaccattGATGGTGTCGAGAACACTATCATCGGACGCAATCAGGCAATACAATAGTCAACATAAGGGAAGTGTTTCGCCCCCATTCCCAACTCGTCAACAACCATTATTTGCGCAACATAGTCATGCATCTCAACCCCAATTGCAAACCCACACTCAGCAATTACACCCACACCCCCACACAtaccaacatcaacaccCATCGATACAGAAGTCGGAATCTGCTTCAAGCATTGAATCTGAAAACCAACGAGTATTCAGCAACACTAATTCAGCTGCTCATTCATTAGGCACTTCTCCAGACTCCTTTAGCTCTGCAATGCGTCCACCAGCTTCATTCAGTAATTTACATGAATATTTCCAAAAGAATGGCAACATTAGTAGTAATGCAAGACAATTTAATGCCAGCTCAACCTCATTATCTTCGCTAAATGGGAAGATACGTTCTTCAAACTCATCTACAAACTTGGCAGGCTTCCAAAGAATGACACCTATAAAGCCAGCTCTTTCCCACACACTGCTGAGTCGGTCCACCcttaacaacaataatggtAATCATAACCATAACCATAATCATAGTCATAATCATAATCATAATAACGGCACGAGCTATATAATTCCAAAACCAAACTCATCTACATCGCTCAACCTTGAGTTCTACAATGCTCAAGATGCCCACCACGACCACCATATCACAAAGAAATCAAGACCAAATTCACCATCTTTACCAGCACAATCAGCAATACCTTTGCACCTCACATCTGCAACTTCTTCTGCctcatcaaaatcaaaagtgtTTTTGTTATCCCCCAACGAAACACCTTTGCAAACACCCTCACAAACACCCTCTCAAACACCAAGCCAATCACCACACTTACAACCTGCCACTTTGAATCTGCATATACAACCAAtgcaacaaaacaattgcgtgaaaaatgaagatgagCACAGATTATTGAGTGAGAAGTTGGACAGTATAGCCAGTCTGGGAACACAATTGCCACCTATTAGATCAGTATTGagctttccttctttcaaAAGTATACCGCAACATCCTCACAAACAACCAGAAGCTAGAAATGAGGAACCACTGCAACAAACGAAACATCTGCTGGTGGAAGAAAGCGACACTAATAAGCTCACAGCGAGTCAGAGTTCAATGAAGTTGAGTAATTTGCTTTCTTAG
- the STB4 gene encoding Zinc-finger-containing transcription factor produces MSDPPLHSNSFMKKPNLPESSNSASTPGSSGFSPFGTVQLPPVYSYRQSQQIPQQVNAYSPPPPSQQQHQQQQPQPRSQLESSAGLSNGSTANSNTHIAQPLQPHLHPQLQPQPQPQSQQPNQSQSPEAYRTNDHNPKPRMRVSKACDRCRTHKIKCSGTTPCATCVRQKKECTFSSALAGHSGRSANSPGYYGVDGNGSGGTNGAGGELYKRQKLMINTEPFGLPTVERSNDREYIAHLENRVQYLEGILSGSTNETFRQPISEEPDNELITKTLFSASSKWRFSRRHQNLLIVELCQSMYANLSDESKEKVTIPRRQYFGWNMSGVNYLDPEALPAIPDLDNDLDKEHLINFFFKEINPLFAIIHEAVFREQYAAYTKIVKEELSSDEFDSKTNQTKLFVAILYLIYALSIRFIEFQKPKNSDIDMLKLEEKLFKYAHKIVSILSFEWESFELVQSWVLITLYLRITHRQTSCWHALGNAINMTKSMGLGFDVENSQIRVSTAYEKLKAKRIFWCVFTFDRVFGLQVGRYCGVRDEDFTRAYPSFDFALETEKDDWLTLPALAMIHVARVSNFVHTAPTDNPHLIKYQQVNAELVKLHDWFNRHGFRNDLFFNRSEGMGGAPTASAPESTNEISLLVKAQVKLHYYDLVLCIHGKILFNYIGRKIASHGLKVDLVLDACNGVVEVLDKVNKAGLLYCPWYSTLLLLFNIGVSAITLVNGGVYVVQSRTILKNAIKFLTLLRKSPIRNENNKLVFRERFKMVRECTWALKMANKILSLRLEEDIKALGNIGVDHGSDEVNQQYFTQLGRTGPSTTTNGAATAGGAGGATATTTTSSSSFGGKTQIVNGMFEGHVHRGENTQMEQDKASTGTKNGDKTYISHVAQQHRFPNENDGTNNSIRSGAEATGAGATLGTGPTSSIDNPMSTPGSSSDFNDFNTVDAYSSADIDNMLGNIQWFDQWLNFNNNL; encoded by the coding sequence ATGTCTGATCCGCCATTACACTCAAATAGCTTTATGAAGAAACCAAACTTACCTGAATCCAGCAACCTGGCATCGACTCCAGGATCTTCTGGATTCTCACCATTTGGAACAGTACAGTTACCACCAGTTTATTCATATAGGCAATCTCAACAGATTCCACAACAAGTAAATGCCTactcaccaccaccaccactgcagcaacaacatcaacagcaacaaccacaGCCACGGTCTCAACTTGAATCAAGTGCGGGTTTGAGCAACGGCAGTACAGCTAATAGTAATACACACATTGCACAGCCTTTGCAGCCCCATCTTCATCCACAACTTCAACCACAACCTCAACCTCAATCACAACAACCTAATCAAAGCCAAAGCCCAGAGGCATATAGAACAAACGACCACAATCCCAAGCCCAGAATGAGAGTTAGTAAAGCTTGTGATCGTTGTCGGACACACAAAATCAAATGTTCAGGTACAACACCATGTGCAACTTGTGTtagacaaaagaaagagtgtACATTCTCAAGTGCACTTGCAGGTCATTCGGGTAGATCTGCCAATAGTCCTGGATACTACGGTGTTGATGGTAATGGGAGCGGCGGAACCAACGGTGCAGGTGGTGAATTATACAAGAGACAAAAGTTGATGATTAATACGGAACCATTTGGCTTGCCCACTGTTGAAAGATCCAATGATCGTGAATATATTGCTCATTTAGAGAATAGAGTGCAATATCTTGAAGGTATTCTTTCTGGAAGCACAAATGAAACATTTAGGCAGCCCATTTCGGAGGAACCTGATAATGAGTTGATCACGAAAACTTTATTTTCTGCAAGTTCTAAATGGAGATTTTCTCGTCGTCATCAAAATTTGCTTATTGTAGAACTATGCCAATCAATGTATGCCAACTTGTCCGATGAACTGAAGGAAAAAGTGACTATTCCAAGACGGCAATATTTTGGATGGAACATGTCAGGTGTTAACTATTTGGACCCCGAAGCTTTACCGGCCATTCCTGATCTCGATAATGATCTTGACAAGGAACACTTgattaatttcttttttaaagagATCAATCCGCTATTTGCAATTATTCATGAAGCTGTATTTAGAGAGCAATATGCTGCATACACAAAGATTGTTAAGGAAGAGCTTCTGCTGGATGAGTTTGATTCCAAGACAAATCAAACCAAGTTGTTTGTTGCCATTCTATACCTCATCTATGCTCTTTCGATTCGTTTTATTGAGTTTCAAAAACCCAAAAATTCAGATATTGATATGCTTAAATTGGAGGAAAAATTGTTCAAGTACGCACACAAGattgtttctattttaaGTTTTGAATGGGAGTCGTTTGAGCTTGTGCAGAGTTGGGTTTTGATTACACTTTATCTTCGGATAACTCATCGTCAAACTTCTTGTTGGCACGCGCTAGGCAATGCCATAAATATGACGAAATCCATGGGATTAGGGTTTGACGTTGAAAATAGTCAAATCCGTGTTTCCACTGCTTATGAAAAACTCAAAGCCAAAAGAATTTTTTGGTGTGTGTTTACATTTGATCGAGTGTTTGGCCTTCAAGTCGGTCGGTATTGTGGTGTTAGAGATGAGGATTTTACTCGTGCTTACCCTTCATTTGATTTTGCCCTAGAGACCGAAAAGGATGATTGGTTAACGTTACCGGCATTGGCGATGATTCATGTAGCTAGAGTCTCGAATTTTGTCCACACTGCACCAACTGATAATCCTCATTTGATTAAATATCAACAGGTAAATGCAGAATTGGTGAAACTTCATGATTGGTTTAATCGTCATGGATTCCGCAATGACTTGTTTTTTAACAGATCTGAAGGTATGGGTGGTGCACCAACGGCATCGGCACCTGAATCGACAAATGAGATTAGTTTATTAGTGAAGGCACAAGTCAAATTGCATTATTATGATTTGGTTCTTTGTATTCACGGCaaaattcttttcaattataTTGGACGTAAAATTGCTAGTCATGGCCTTAAAGttgatttggttttggATGCGTGCAatggtgttgttgaagtATTGGACAAGGTCAATAAGGCTGGCTTGTTGTATTGTCCGTGGTATAGTACATTGTTACTATTATTCAATATTGGAGTCAGTGCCATTACATTGGTCAACGGAGGTGTTTATGTTGTGCAGTCAAGgacaattttgaaaaatgccATCAAGTTTCTTACATTGCTTAGGAAATCTCCAATTAGAAACGAGAACAATAAGCTTGTATTTAGAGAGAGGTTCAAGATGGTGCGTGAATGTACATGGGCTTTAAAGATGGCGAACAAGATATTGTCTTTGAGGTTGGAAGAAGATATCAAGGCACTTGGCAATATTGGTGTTGATCATGGATCAGATGAAGTAAATCAGCAGTACTTTACACAACTCGGAAGAACTGGGCCGTctacaactacaaatgGTGCTGCCActgctggtggtgctggtggtgctacagctactactactacgtcatcatcatcttttgGAGGAAAGACTCAAATTGTAAATGGTATGTTTGAAGGACATGTACATCGTGGTGAAAATACCCAGATGGAACAGGACAAAGCTTCAACTGGCACAAAAAATGGCGATAAAACCTATATATCACATGTTGCTCAACAACACCGATTtccaaatgaaaatgatggTACTAATAATAGTATAAGATCGGGTGCAGAAGCAACTGGGGCAGGTGCTACCTTGGGGACAGGTCCAACTTCTAGTATTGATAACCCCATGTCTACACCTGGAAGCTCTAGTGATTTCAATGATTTCAATACGGTTGATGCTTACTCGTCGGCCGATATAGATAATATGTTGGGAAATATCCAATGGTTTGACCAATGGTTGAATTTCAATAATAATTTATAA